In Alteromonas sp. RKMC-009, the genomic stretch GCCAATGCCGCTCAGTCCGCCACTGAAGATGTAAGACGCAGCAAAATCCAGCGTGGTCAGTGAGCTGATCTCCTCACCGGTAAGAGTATTGTTGTAACTGTTCGTGTAGTTTGCGAACAGGGTTAAATCCCAGTAATCCCGCTGCCAGTTAATGCTGCCACGCATACGCAGACTGACCGGATAATCCAGATTGTTTACCTGATCAATAGATTCAGCCGTAGCAGTTTGCGCAACACGGTAGTAATCAAACCAGGTACCCAGCAAGCCAAATTTAAAATCACCGCTGTCAGTTTCCATGGGTACCGACATGGAGAAATCCAGCCCCCGGGCTTCAGTGCTTCCCAGATTATTATTCCGGCCATCCACGAACACCATGGTATTTTCGGCTTCAGCAACACTGCCACTTCGCACATTGATACCACCAGCAAGGAGCTCAGCGGTTCTTGCCTGTGCTGCAGCGCCCCGCAGAATGATGGAAGAAAACACATCTTCCTGACGCAGAATATTCAGATTCGATAACTGCCCGCCAATTTGTCCTTCATAAGTGACATCGAACAGGTTAATTGAAAAACGGGCACCTTTGTAACTTGATGGCGTGTAATCAACACCCACTGACCAGGTTTCTGCTGTTTCCGGCACCAGTTCGTCGTTCCCCCCTGAGAGCGTGGCCCCCCGGATAGTCTGATTGATCGTCGGATCAAAGTAGTTCTGGATATAAAGATTACTGCCGCCAGCGCTGACTAACTGTGTTAATAGCGGAGCACGGAATGATTCGCCATAGCTTGCATGTATTGCCACATCTTCCACCGGCTGCCAGTCGATACCAATCTTGGGGTTTTCAGTTCTGCCAACATCACTGTAATCATCAATACGACCAGCGATGTCCAGCACCAGGCTGTAAATTCCGGGCACTGCATTATCATCACCGATAATTGGAATATATAACTCTGCAAAACCTGATGTGATGTCACGGCTTCTGGGGTCAAAATTGTATTCACGGGCGCCGTCAGCACCACGGACCTGACCAGTCCATAGTTCCATTTCGTAGTAGCCCAGGCCAGCTGCCAGCTTCACGTCTCCACCTGGCAGCGACATGAGCGGACCGTCTACCTTCATACCAAAATCTTTCACTTTGGTTTGTGCAACGGTGTCGATAGCGTAGTTAAAAATGCTGTCGATGACTGCCTGATTGTTTTCAGATGTGCCAAATGGATTGAATGCTGTCGAAGGATCCGGGCTGGCCAGGGCCGCCTGGAGAGCACCACTATTTACATTACCGCCACGATTAAACGCCTGATCATCATTCTGCCCCATGGTGGCATGTACATTGAGCAACCAGTCTGCCGGTAAGGTGATGTCGAGACCGGCCGTCAGTTGCCAGGTTTGCGTATCAAATGTCGTGACCGCCGGAGAGCCATAAGCCTCAGCAAAACTATAATCGATACTTTCACAACCTGTACCTGCAGGCAGGCCCAGACTGCCTGAACAAGGCTCAAGCGTTATCCCCGCAGGAGAAACAAAGTATGCATTTGTTTCCGGTACCGAAATTCGCGCATCGTAAGGTTCGGAGTAGCGTTTGCCATCACGTTGATAAACCAGTGCATCAACGAACATCGTAACGCGATCACTAAGATCCTGATTCAGCGTCATAACGGCACTATGGATGGTTTGCTCGGGCATTAAATCCGTTGTTGAAGATAAGTTATCACAGGTATTCTGTGTCCCCTCTACCAGATTGTCAGCCGTCGCACCGCCCTGAGGAATAGCATAACTGTTTCCGTTGAGGTAGATGTTACCCGGATTACAGCTGGTAACCCGATAATCAGCACCGCCCATGCCGGTTAAGTCAGCACGGTAATAATCACGGTCGCCGCCAAAAATATTGCTGCGATAAGAGCGCTGCGCAGATACGGTTACCTGCCCGGTATTCCAGGCCTTACCGGTGATCAGACTCAGTTGGTGTTCATCGTAGTCAGCTCCCACACCATACTGCCCCTCAACCTGCACACCTTCAAACCCACGACGTAATATCAGGTTAGCCACACCAGCAACCGCATCTGAGCCGTAAACGGCCGAAGCACCATCTGCAATAACTTCTATACGCTTTAAACCAATGGTCGGAATTGACGAAGGATCAACGGTGGCACCGAGGGTGCCCTGGGGCACAGCACGTCGCCCATTGATTAGAGTGAGTGTGGCGTAAGGGCCAATACCACGAATGTTGATGGCATTCCCGTACACGATATTACCTGCACCACCGCTACCGCTGCGGGATGTATCATTGACCCCCAAACTGAATATCTGCGGCGTTTCACGCAGCAGGTTCATGGTATTGATGGTAGCAGAACGATCGATATCATCACGCCCGACTTCGATAAGTGAAGAACCTACCGGTGCAGCACCGCGGATACTGGTTCCGGTAGATGTCACGACAATGACTTCGGGTTCTTCTTCGGCTGCATTGCTTTGAGCAGCTTGTTCTGATGTGGCCTGAACATTCTCCTGTGCGAATGCAGATGCACAACTTAGTGATCCCATTAACGCGATCATTGAAGAATACGTGGCTAAACGGTTAACAAACATTGACTTGCCTCCTGACAAATTGAGCATCGCCTAGTGCTAATTTGCGATTGGTCAACGGGTTCACCGCATGCGGAATCTTAAAATTAACATTATCTGATTCACGAATGGATACCGGCACGACCGCTGCGACCGCAATCTCTTTGTCTAGTAAACGGCAATTTAGTTTGAAAAGTCAACCATTATGTTAAATATTTTAAAACATTTTTGTAACCCAGCTATAACACCTCGTACATTCTGTCGAGTAATGCTTTCAGTAAACTAAGCTCACTGGGGCTCAGTTGCTTCAGTGCTGCCGATTCAGTTTTCGCCATAATTTCATACAGTTCATTTAGAAAAACCTGACCTTCATCCGTCACAAACAATGCATGTCTTCTACGGTCAGTTTTGGATTTTTCCCGTTTCGCCAAGCCCCGCTTCTCAAGCTCATCAATCACCTGAACAAATGTAGATTTATCGAGACCTACAGCTGCTGAAAGCTCATTTTGAGATATACCCGGATTGGATGAAATTAAAGACAATGAACTGAACAATCCGGAACGTAACTTATATTTCCGGGTAGCTGCAGCAAAGTCTTTTGACAGCAGGTTCTGAACACGCCGTAACCGGAAGCCAATGAACTCTCCCAACCGCCCCATTTCTATTTCTTTCTGATTGACCACGCTTTCTTTTCCCTCTAACTTATTGAAGAACAATTTATTAACATAATAGTTGATAAACCAAACTATTTAATTTATAAATTATCCAACTGGCGTAACTTTGATACTGTCGATGTTAGCATTTTTTATTCTCCGGAGAACCAACCGATGAAGTCAGCGCAGGAAAGGCATGCAGGGCCAAGGGTACTCTCCCCCGTCAGCTCCGTGATAGAAAAGATATTTGTACTGACAGGCTCAACCGGCCTCATTGTTATGATGTTTGCAGATACCATTGCTGTGGCAGGGCGACATATTGGTTTGCCCTTTTTAGGTGCCATTGAAATTGTACAGGCAGCCATTGTATTAATGGCAACCGGTGCGCTTGTCATGGCCACCATGAATAACGAACACGCCACTATCAAAATTCTGACCAGCAGACTGTCTTCGCCTGGTCAGCAACTTGCTGCACGTTTTTCCGCTCTGGTTTGTTTCTTATTTCTGGCGCTACTGGCCGTTGCCGGATTATGGATAGCCATTGAAACAATAGGCGAGTCTGAACGTTCAGAACTGTTGCATATTCCTTATTTCTGGTTACGTCTTATTGGCTTTACCGGCATTTGTGTAGCTTCAGCCTGTTTTCTGAAACAAGTCTTTAAAGGTCGCCATCATGAGTCCTGAGTTAACAGGTCTCCTTGGCCTGATATGTCTGTTCGTCGCCCTGACGGTGGGGATCCCCATTGGGGTGAGTCTGGGTATTGTCGGCTTTGGCGGATTGATGCTGTTACTGTCACCTGAAGCGGCAGTCATTAAAACTGGTGTCATTTTCTTCGAAGTCATATCTAAATACGAACTCGGCGTTCTCCCCCTGTTTCTGCTGCTGGCACATTTGTGTTTCAGCGCCGGAGCAAGCAGGGATTTCTTCGATGTCGCCGCAAGATTCATGGGGCACAGACGGGGTGGACTGGCTGTCGCATCCATTGCTGGCTGCGCCGGTTTCGGAGCGGTCAGCGGTTCAAGCCTGGCAACGGTTGCTACCGTTGGTTCAGCAGCCATGCCCGAAATGCGAAAAGCCGGATACCAGAATCAGCTTGCCACCGGTTCACTGGCTGCCGGCGGCACACTGGGCGCGCTGATCCCGCCATCAGGCGCCCTGATCGTGTTTGGCATTATTGCCGAGCAATCCATCGGCACTCTGTTCGCCGCTGCGATTATTCCGGGCATCACCCAGGCTATATTTTACATCGCAACGGTCATGATCCTTTGCACCCTGAATCCGTCATTGGGTCCACGAAGCCCAAGAGTGAGCTGGCCACACAGAATTGCTGGTCTGAAAAAAATCAGTGATATCGCTGTGCTCATCCTGTTTGTTATCGGCGGCATGATGATAGGTTTATTCACGCCATCGGAAGCCGCCTCGGTGGGCGTGGCGCTCACACTGGTGATGTGTTACTTCCGGGGCGTGCTGTCTCTGAGCCTGTTCAAAGAAGCCCTGCGTAAAACACTACTGACCTCGGGGATGATTTATCTCATTATCATTGGTGCGATTATTTTTGGCACGTTTATCAGTGTAACGGGCCTCGCCACCATGCTTGCCGAAGTCATCCGTTCAGTGGATGCCAGTCCGGTTGTCGCCATTATAGTCATGGCAATCATCCTGCTGGCTCTGGGGTCCTTTCTGGATGGTCTGGCGTTAATGCTCCTGACCACGCCTATATTTTTACCCATTATTCTTGAACTGGGTTACAGCCCCATCTGGTTTGGTATTTTCCTGGTCAGGGCGATGGAAACCGGTTTTATATTACCGCCACTGGGCCTGAACGCCTATGTGTTACAGGGGATAGTGAAAGATATCCCGATAACCACCATTTTCCGCGGTATCGTACCTTTTCTGGTTGCTGACGTCTGCCACCTCAGCCTGATCATCGCGTTGCCCGCACTGGCACTGTGGCTTCCATCGGTCACGGGGGTCTGAACATGAAGTACCTCCTTGTTTTCGTTTTGCTGCCACTTTGTTTTGCCTGCTCTGATGCACACAAGACTGATGTTCGCACACTGACTTACGCCAGCCCGTATCCTCCCGGTCACCCGTTCAGTCAGGCCGATATTGCATGGATGGAAAGCATTGAAGAAGCCTCGGAAGGAAGAATTGTTTTTGATGCCTTCTGGTCAGGTTCTTTGTTGTCGTCAGATATGAGCATGCTGGAGATCAGGCATGGCGTAGCGGATATCGGCCTGATTACACCGATTTATGCCAGAGGCGGTACCCATGTGCTGCGCACTCAGGCCGGCTTCTACGGCGGGATCAACAGCATAGATGACCAGGTCGCACTGTTTAAATGCCTGGCAGCGTCATTTCCGTCTTTCAGACATGAACTTGAAGGGTTAAAAGTGCTGGCGATTCAGGGGGGTAACTTTCCTGCTGTGATAACCAGGCACACACCGCTGAACAGTCTTGAAGACTTTAAGGGATTACGTCTGCGGGTTCAAAGTGAAGCGGTAGCCTTACTAAAAGAGCTTGGCGCTGATCCGGTCAATATGCCGATGGGAGAAGTTTACCCGGCACTGGCCAAAGGCATCATCGACGGCGTTGTAGCACCTGCTGACACCATCCATAGCATGCATTTTTCTGAAGTGGCAGAGCACATCACACTGGTGAAGTTTAGCCGGGGCGCTTATCCCGCCAGAGCCATGTCTGAAAAAGTCTGGCAAAGCCTGCCCGCAGACATACAGCGCATATTTGATGACGCGCAGGCTACGTGGGAGCAAAACCTGAAAGAACGCCTGCAGGAAGCGGAAAAGCGGGGACTGGATTTCGGGCGTGAAAACCAGATGACCTTCCACTCGTTCAGCCAGCAACAGCAATTCGACCAGCTATACAACCAGATGGCCCGGAAGGAGGCCGCTGGACTGAATGAATTTAATGTCGATGGTGAAGCCATTTTTCAAAAGGCTCAGGACCTTATTCAGGCCGAGTCGCCAATTCAATGTAATTCAGGAGCACCGCAATGACGTTACCTTTAAGAGATATAAAAATTGCTGATTTTTCCTGGGTGGGCGCTGGCCCGAGAGCCACGAAAGATCTGGCTGACCTGGGCGCGGAAGTGATCAAAATTGAGTCACGAAAAAGACTCGATTTAGGACGGATGAGCCCCCCGTTTGCCGGCGGCAAAAGAGATATCGATGCCTCGGCCTTCTTTGCCATTACCAATACCAGTAAACAGAGTGTTGCCATTAATCTTGCCGAACCGGCCGGGGTAGACTTGGCCAAAAAGCTGGTAGCCCGTGCCGACGTGGTTGTTGAAAATTTCAGTGCCGGATTCATGGAGCGGATTGGCCTGTCCTTTGAAGAACTTAAAGCTATTAAGCCGGATATTATTTTAATCAGCGTCAGTGTTGCCGGGCGTACCGGCCCGCTGGGTAAGATAAGAGGATACGGTAATTCTGCAGCGGCACTTTCAGGGCTGGCAAGTATGTCGGGCTGGCCAGACCGCGATCCACACATGCCTCCTTTTGCCTACGGTGATGTAGTTGCCCCGATGTTCGCAACCGTAGCGACACTGGCAGCACTGGAACACAAACGTAAAACCGGACGCGGTCAGCACATTGATATCAGTCAGGTTGAGCCGCTAATCCATACTCTGGCAGACAGCTTCGCCGCCATTCAAAAAGGTGAACCGGTAAAGCAGGCCAATGCTTCATCGTCAGCACTGCTTCAGGATGTATTTGCCTGTCGCGGCAAAGATCAATATGTGGCGGTTACCCTTTCTACGCAACAGCAACTGCTTGCTGCTGCAGGTCTGCTGGATATTGCGCAGACGAAAGACGTGTCCCCCGAAACAGTGAAAGACGCGCTGTCCTGCTACTGTCAAACCGCTGACAAACATGCCGTGGCTAAACGTTTAAAACAGGCAGGAATTGCCGCAGAAGCCGTTGCGGACGGCCGCGATGTCTATACCGACGAGGCCTTACAACACGGACACTACCGCTGGATCACACACAGCAAACTTGGATTATGTGATATGCCCGCGCCGCCTTTGCGCTTCTCTGTGTCCTCTGACTGCGTAACCGCTCCACCCTGCCTGGGTGAACATTTGCAGGACGTGTTTGTTTCCATGCTGGGAGAAGACCCGGCGCATATCAGTAAGCTGGTTGATGCCGGCATACTGGCATAAGGAGTGTGTCATGTTATCTCATGTCAAAATCATTGATCTTACTTCTCACCTTGGTGCTTTCAGTGGTCGCATGCTGGCGGAACTGGGCGCTACAGTGATTAAAGCGGAACCTGAGTCCGGCGATCCGCTCAGAGAAAATCCGGAGGCATTCACTGCATGGAATCACGGTAAACGCTCGGTTGTTGCCCCGCCTTACACATCTGCATTTTCTGCACTGATGGCAGAGGCTGACATTGTTATCCGTACCACAGGCATTCCCCATCGGTATTTGCAGGACCTCAGGCCGAATATCATTGATGTGGTTATCAGTGGGTTTATGCCCGGTAGCGAAACCCTCTCAGAGCCGGTTTCAGATTTCACACTGATGGCCCGTAGCGGCCTGATGACCATTGTCGGCGATCCGGACCGCCCGCCCCTGACATTGCCCGGCGAGCAGGCATATGCACTGGGCGCGATTCAGGCGGTAACCGGCGCACTGACAGCGTTGCATGAACGGGCTCTGACCGGCAAAGGTCAGTTAGTCGAAGTATCGGCTTTTCAGTCAGCCGTGTTGGCCAACTATCGTGAACCACTCACCTGGGCGTGGACCGGAAAAACAGGTAACCGCACCGGTAACCTTCTGGTTCGGGGTAAATCCGGTGTCAGGCAGGTATGGGCGTGTAAAGACGGCTTCGTTACCTGGGCACTGGTAGATAATCCGGCAATGATGAAAAGCTTTATCCGCGTCATGGGCGAGCATGCCGGCGAGCTGTCTGAAATCCGCTGGGAAGAGATTCTGGTTGCCGACATGCCACAGGCACAACTGGAAAACTGGGAAGCCCACATTGCCGGCTTTTTTATGCAGCATGATAAAGCTACGCTGGCCGCCTGGTCTGCTGAAAACGGGCTTGGTCTGTCGCAAATCGATACGCCCGATGACTGCTTAACCAGTAGTCAGCATGCCGCCCGCGAACTCTGGGTTGATATTAACGATGTTAAATACCCGGGGCCCCTCTGGGCGTCATCGGAAAGCACAACGCCACCGGTAAGACGGGCTCCCGCACTGGACGAAGGTCGTCAGGCGTTTCTGGGAGGCCGCATATGACCACGCCATTGAACGGCATTCGTGTAGTGGACTTCAGTAAATTCCTGCCCGGACCGTATTGCACCTGGATGCTGGCGGATCTTGGCGCAGAGGTCATCCGGATCGAAAATCCCCGGGAAGTAGCGAAACAAAAGAAGGTATTTGGCTGGGATAAATTAACTGATGATGAAAATGCTCAGTTAAGAGCTAAAGACATCCTCACCCGAGGCAAGCAGTCTGTTCTGCTGAATCCAGGTACCGCTTCAGCGAAAGAGGCCATCTTCAAATTAATTAAACAAGCGGACGTACTGGTCGAGGATTACCGTCCGGGTGTGATGGAATCCATGGGTTATGGCTACGATGCGCTAAAAGCCATTAACCCGAAACTCATATACTGCTCTGTCACCTTATGCGGACAAACCGGGCCTTATGCGAATAAGCCCGGGCATGATCCCATTGCCCTAGCCACAGCCGGTGCACTTTCAAGAATGGGCGGAAACGCAACAGCACCGGATTTTCCCGGCGTACCTGTGGCAGATCTGCTCAGCGGTTCCAACGCAGTCATTGGCGTACTGGCAGCATTGCTGGCAAGGCAGACTACCGGAAAAGGCCAGCAGGTAGATATTGCCATGAGCGACGCGTCTTTAGCGCTCATCATCAATGTGCTCTCCCGCGCGCCGGATCTGAACACCCTGCCCGCCAAAGGCATGCACCGGGCAGACAGCGGCATCTGGCGGACGGCAGATGATAAGTGGCTTGTCACGACCGACATGGAACCCCGCTACTGGAAACAATTCTGCGAAGCTATTGGCTTACAGGCTCTGGCAGATGAACAAATGAATAAAGCACGGTGGCCTGACATGAAAGCCGAAATTGCCAGCGTGATGGCCACCAGGACTCAGGCGCAGTGGTGCCGCATTTTCGAACAGGCCGGCACCCAGTTTTCGCCGGTACTGACCATCCCTGAAGCACTTGAAAATGAACACAACCTCGCAAGGGAAATGATTATCAACCAGTCAGCACCCGACGGTACGCCGGTTATTCACATAGGTGCGCCGGTAAAGCTGTCTGATACGCCGGCAAAGCCGGGCTTTCCCGGCCGCACTGCCGGTTCAGACACGCAACAGATTTTGAGGTCGCTGGGCTACAGCAAAAGCGACACCGACCAGATTATAAAGGAACAATTATGACAACCAGCACTGCACTGAAAGCGCGTCCTCTGGAAGGCTTACGCGTAATTGATTTAACCCGCGCTCTGGCAGGTCCGTACGCTACGCTACTGCTTGCAGGACTTGGCGCAGAAGTGATCAAAATTGAAGATCCCAAACATGGCGACCTCGCCCGTGAGAATAGCCCCTATGTGGGGAAGAACGGCGTTGTCATTGAAAAGCATCACGATGATGATGTATCGGTATCTCACCTTACCCGAGCACGGGGTAAATACGGCATTTCGCTGGATTTAAAGAAACCCGGTGCACAGGATGTATTTCTGGATCTGGTGAAAACCGCCGATATCGTGGTCGAGAACTTCACCTCCGGCACGGCAGACCGTCTTGGCGTTGGCTACGAAGCCTCTAAAGCAGTAAATCCCGGGGTGATTTACTGCTCGCTGAGCGGGTTTGGCGCCACCACCAAAGAGGGCGGTAAGGCCATGGATATTATTATTCAGGCCTTAAGTGGCGCTATGTACGCCAGTGGTGCTGTGAACGAACCGCCGGTACGCATTGGTATTCCCATTGCCGATATGCTGGCACCGGTGTTCTCGGTTATAGGTATTCTTTCAGCCCTTGAGCAACGACATAAAACCGGTGAAGGTCAACACATCGATGTATCTATGCTGGGTGCCCTTACCTCGTTTGTTGCCATTGAAAACTGGGCAGCCATGGAAGCGGCGGGCATGCAGGCCCGCACCGGCCTCACCGTTCAGCGACTGTCACCTTTTGGAGTATTTGAATGTGAGGATGGCTATATTGCACTGGTAGCCGTGCATGAAAAGCTGGCCCGCGGACTGTTCCGTGCCATGGAAAATGAAAAGCTGGGTGAAGACCCCCGCTACTGTAACCGTGATGCCAGAGTGGCCAATGCCAATACACTGGAAGCACTTATTACCGCATGGACATCACAATTGCCGGTAAGTGAAGTGGTCAGCAGGCTTGAGGCGCAGGGCGTGCCAGTTGCACCGGTACGCCATCCGGAAGAAGCCATGAATGATCCTCGTGTTGCTTCGCGCAACGAGACCAATCCTGTTGCCCACCCCAAATACGGCACGGTAGATAATTTCCACACCGCCGGTATTCCTATTCTGTTCTCCGGTGCCAGCACAGGCTTTGATGATGTGTTGCCGGTGCATATTGGTGAGCACAATGAAAAAGTACTGTCTGAAATGCTGGGCTATTCGCAGGAGCAAATGCAGTCTCTGATGGAAACAGGAGTGATTTAATGGCTAATTTGCAGGGCTTCCCGTTTGCCATCACTCCGGCATACGCCAGTGATGTTGCAAAACGCTATGTCAGCGAAGGCAGGAAGGTTATACGCGTGCTGGGTAGTGATGCTCCCTACGAACTGATCCGCGCTGCGGGCTTATGTCCGGTACGATTAGTTTCAGATGATAATTTGCCAACCCCCGATGCCGATGCACTGGTGGGCACGGCGAACATGTCGCAAAGTGGCCGGTCGTTATTGCAGCAAATATTTGATGACAAAGATGCCCTGCCGCTGCTGCTCACCCACAGCGATTATGAGACACCGCAGCTGTTTGCCACCTTGCGTCAGCTTTTTAACGATGAAGAGCTGCCGGCAAGACACATCCATTTCTATGATCATCTTCATCAGATGCGCGAAAGCTCTGCGAGATATAACCTCACGCGGGCTGCACAGCTACACACCTGGCTTGCAGATATGTCGGCAATTTCAGGTAACAAAGCTTCCGCAGAAGAGCTGACATTTGATATTGAGATTCAGGAGCGGCAGCGAACGCTGCTCGGTGAGCTGTTAAAAAAGCGCAACGATTTTAAACCCCGGATCAGTGGAAGCCAGTTCCACCATTGTGTTGCAGCCACCATGGTTTATACACCGCACGAGTGGTGTGAACGGGCGGCGTCATTACTGGCAGAGATTGAATCAGGCCGTGCAGCAGAACTGTCGGATAAAACTAAAAAGCGCATCATTATCGCCGGTTTACCCCAACTCAATGACCGGTGCTACCGCGAACTTGAAGCGACCGGCATTCATATTGTCGGAGACTGGCAGGATTGGGGCGACAAACGTGTTGCCGGACCAGTGGTGTCGGATGACTGGCAAAATGTGATTGCAGACCCCGCACGGGCCTGCCCGGACTATCTTATTCCTGCCCTCACCCGGGCGCAGTATATTGCCGGCCAGATTTCTGCGGTGAAAGCCAGAGGTGTGATTTATCTCACAGCGAAAGGTGATGAAGCATCCCAATGGGATGCCGGATTTATCAGCGGTTACTTATCTCAACACGGCATTGATACCGGTATCTGGGAGACTGGCAGCCCCTTTCCTGGCACTCTTGTATTATTTGCCGGTAAACATCAAAGCCGGGCAGTGTCAGCCGGGGAGGTTGCGACAAAAGCAATGTCCTCCCCCAGGAAACCCCGCCCTAAACCTGAACGAAGTAAAAAAGCACTGGCATCAGTGGCTGATTTTGGCACGTATCAGCGGGAATGGTTTCAGTCTGTCAGATCAAGCGCTGAAGAGGGTGCACAATTTGGCGTGGTGAATGCGAATTCTCCTCAGGAAATGCTCAGAGCCATGGGTTTGCCGTTTGTGGTGAATCAGTGGTGGGCGTCCATCGTGGCAGCCAAGCAACAGTCGAAACGGTACACATCTTTACTGAAAGCGAATAAGTATCCCGGCAATGTGGAAGCCTACAGTGCGCAGGGTATTGCCGCGTACTTTGACAAAGACCCGGAGCAGGCTCCCTGGGGAGGTCTGCCACAACCACAGTTTCTGCAGACTGTTCTTGGCAGTGACGCCACACCCAGAATTTTTGATCACTGGGCACGGGAGACCGGCGCCAATCTGTTTATGTTTGAGCGCACGGTGGAATGCCGGAATGACTTATATGAAGACTGGTGGAATAAGCTCCCGAATGACTGGAAAACGGAACTGGAACCGGAAAGGGTCGCGTTGCTGACGTCTGAGCTGAAAGACGCTATCGCGGCTCTGGAAGCGCATACCGGTGAGACCTTCGACATGCAGGCGTTTACCCGCATTATGACGCTGGTTAACGAACAGGAAGAGTACTACCGCAAAACCCGAGATCTGCTTGCCAGTACCTGTCCTGTGCCGGTAAGTGTGGTTGATACGATGCCCGCAACCATGGTGCCCCAGTGGCACCGGGGCACAGAATGGGCCCGTGATGCCGCCAAAGCATTTTACGAAGAAGTGAAAGCAAAAGTGGAACAGGGAGAATCTGTTTGCAGTAATGAAAAACTGCGGCTTATGTGGGTAGGCAGAGGCTTGTGGAGCAATATGCAGTTCTATCAGCGCTGGCAGGAAAGTCATGGTGCCGTGTTTGTATGGAGCATGTATCTTGCGCTGGCGGCAGACGGATATATTCGCGAGTTCT encodes the following:
- a CDS encoding MarR family winged helix-turn-helix transcriptional regulator, with amino-acid sequence MVNQKEIEMGRLGEFIGFRLRRVQNLLSKDFAAATRKYKLRSGLFSSLSLISSNPGISQNELSAAVGLDKSTFVQVIDELEKRGLAKREKSKTDRRRHALFVTDEGQVFLNELYEIMAKTESAALKQLSPSELSLLKALLDRMYEVL
- a CDS encoding TRAP transporter large permease, giving the protein MSPELTGLLGLICLFVALTVGIPIGVSLGIVGFGGLMLLLSPEAAVIKTGVIFFEVISKYELGVLPLFLLLAHLCFSAGASRDFFDVAARFMGHRRGGLAVASIAGCAGFGAVSGSSLATVATVGSAAMPEMRKAGYQNQLATGSLAAGGTLGALIPPSGALIVFGIIAEQSIGTLFAAAIIPGITQAIFYIATVMILCTLNPSLGPRSPRVSWPHRIAGLKKISDIAVLILFVIGGMMIGLFTPSEAASVGVALTLVMCYFRGVLSLSLFKEALRKTLLTSGMIYLIIIGAIIFGTFISVTGLATMLAEVIRSVDASPVVAIIVMAIILLALGSFLDGLALMLLTTPIFLPIILELGYSPIWFGIFLVRAMETGFILPPLGLNAYVLQGIVKDIPITTIFRGIVPFLVADVCHLSLIIALPALALWLPSVTGV
- a CDS encoding TonB-dependent receptor plug domain-containing protein; translation: MFVNRLATYSSMIALMGSLSCASAFAQENVQATSEQAAQSNAAEEEPEVIVVTSTGTSIRGAAPVGSSLIEVGRDDIDRSATINTMNLLRETPQIFSLGVNDTSRSGSGGAGNIVYGNAINIRGIGPYATLTLINGRRAVPQGTLGATVDPSSIPTIGLKRIEVIADGASAVYGSDAVAGVANLILRRGFEGVQVEGQYGVGADYDEHQLSLITGKAWNTGQVTVSAQRSYRSNIFGGDRDYYRADLTGMGGADYRVTSCNPGNIYLNGNSYAIPQGGATADNLVEGTQNTCDNLSSTTDLMPEQTIHSAVMTLNQDLSDRVTMFVDALVYQRDGKRYSEPYDARISVPETNAYFVSPAGITLEPCSGSLGLPAGTGCESIDYSFAEAYGSPAVTTFDTQTWQLTAGLDITLPADWLLNVHATMGQNDDQAFNRGGNVNSGALQAALASPDPSTAFNPFGTSENNQAVIDSIFNYAIDTVAQTKVKDFGMKVDGPLMSLPGGDVKLAAGLGYYEMELWTGQVRGADGAREYNFDPRSRDITSGFAELYIPIIGDDNAVPGIYSLVLDIAGRIDDYSDVGRTENPKIGIDWQPVEDVAIHASYGESFRAPLLTQLVSAGGSNLYIQNYFDPTINQTIRGATLSGGNDELVPETAETWSVGVDYTPSSYKGARFSINLFDVTYEGQIGGQLSNLNILRQEDVFSSIILRGAAAQARTAELLAGGINVRSGSVAEAENTMVFVDGRNNNLGSTEARGLDFSMSVPMETDSGDFKFGLLGTWFDYYRVAQTATAESIDQVNNLDYPVSLRMRGSINWQRDYWDLTLFANYTNSYNNTLTGEEISSLTTLDFAASYIFSGGLSGIGEDLKVGLFINNITDEDPPYADIAPSNNGGGGFDPQVGSPVGRLISLSLSKSF
- the dctP gene encoding TRAP transporter substrate-binding protein DctP → MKYLLVFVLLPLCFACSDAHKTDVRTLTYASPYPPGHPFSQADIAWMESIEEASEGRIVFDAFWSGSLLSSDMSMLEIRHGVADIGLITPIYARGGTHVLRTQAGFYGGINSIDDQVALFKCLAASFPSFRHELEGLKVLAIQGGNFPAVITRHTPLNSLEDFKGLRLRVQSEAVALLKELGADPVNMPMGEVYPALAKGIIDGVVAPADTIHSMHFSEVAEHITLVKFSRGAYPARAMSEKVWQSLPADIQRIFDDAQATWEQNLKERLQEAEKRGLDFGRENQMTFHSFSQQQQFDQLYNQMARKEAAGLNEFNVDGEAIFQKAQDLIQAESPIQCNSGAPQ
- a CDS encoding TRAP transporter small permease, producing the protein MKSAQERHAGPRVLSPVSSVIEKIFVLTGSTGLIVMMFADTIAVAGRHIGLPFLGAIEIVQAAIVLMATGALVMATMNNEHATIKILTSRLSSPGQQLAARFSALVCFLFLALLAVAGLWIAIETIGESERSELLHIPYFWLRLIGFTGICVASACFLKQVFKGRHHES
- a CDS encoding CaiB/BaiF CoA transferase family protein, with the protein product MTLPLRDIKIADFSWVGAGPRATKDLADLGAEVIKIESRKRLDLGRMSPPFAGGKRDIDASAFFAITNTSKQSVAINLAEPAGVDLAKKLVARADVVVENFSAGFMERIGLSFEELKAIKPDIILISVSVAGRTGPLGKIRGYGNSAAALSGLASMSGWPDRDPHMPPFAYGDVVAPMFATVATLAALEHKRKTGRGQHIDISQVEPLIHTLADSFAAIQKGEPVKQANASSSALLQDVFACRGKDQYVAVTLSTQQQLLAAAGLLDIAQTKDVSPETVKDALSCYCQTADKHAVAKRLKQAGIAAEAVADGRDVYTDEALQHGHYRWITHSKLGLCDMPAPPLRFSVSSDCVTAPPCLGEHLQDVFVSMLGEDPAHISKLVDAGILA